Proteins encoded together in one Pantoea sp. CCBC3-3-1 window:
- the cheA gene encoding chemotaxis protein CheA, whose protein sequence is MDISDFYQTFFDEADELLADMEQHLLGLDPQEPDSEQLNAIFRAAHSIKGGAGTFGFTVLQETTHILENILDGARRGEMQLSTDIINLFLETKDIMQEQLDAYKTATEPDAATFEYICQALRQLALEAKGEVAAPVATASAPAVEAAPVAAAGGLRLALVDLKPSEIPLMVEELGNLGTVSDVVKGETSVELTLDSSVSQDDIVAVLCFVIEESQIKFLDQASAPAAPAPAAPVAVVAEAVVAAPEPQPAAVSEAPAKREAAKKPAAKASESTSIRVAVEKVDQLINLVGELVITQSMLAQRSNELDPVAHGDLLNSMGQLERNARDLQESVMSIRMMPMEYVFSRFPRLVRDLASKLGKEVELTLQGSSTELDKSLIERIIDPLTHLVRNSLDHGIESPEKRVAAGKHGVGNLTLSAEHQGGNICIEVIDDGAGLNRERILAKALSSGLPVSESMSDEEVGMLIFAPGFSTAEQVTDVSGRGVGMDVVKRNIQEMGGHVEIASKQGKGTTIRILLPLTLAILDGMSVRVANEVFILPLNAVMESLQPLSADLHPLAGGERVLEVRGEYLPMVELWNVFDVQGAKTEATQGIVVILQSAGKRYALLVDQLIGQHQVVVKNLESNYRKVPGISAATILGDGSVALIVDVSALPSLNREKRVAGAAA, encoded by the coding sequence ATGGATATCAGCGATTTTTATCAAACGTTCTTCGATGAAGCCGATGAATTATTGGCCGACATGGAACAACACCTGTTGGGGTTAGACCCGCAGGAACCGGATTCGGAACAGCTTAATGCTATCTTCCGTGCGGCCCACTCAATTAAAGGCGGAGCGGGGACTTTTGGTTTTACTGTCCTGCAGGAAACCACGCACATTCTGGAAAACATTCTCGACGGTGCGCGCCGCGGCGAAATGCAGCTGAGCACCGATATCATCAACCTGTTTTTGGAAACCAAAGATATTATGCAGGAACAGCTGGATGCCTATAAAACCGCCACGGAACCCGATGCCGCGACGTTTGAATACATCTGCCAGGCGCTGCGCCAGCTGGCTCTGGAAGCCAAAGGTGAAGTTGCAGCCCCCGTCGCGACAGCCTCTGCACCGGCTGTAGAAGCCGCGCCGGTCGCCGCCGCGGGAGGCTTACGCCTTGCGCTGGTCGACCTGAAGCCTTCTGAAATTCCGCTGATGGTGGAAGAGCTGGGCAATCTGGGTACGGTTTCTGACGTGGTTAAAGGCGAGACGTCTGTCGAACTGACGCTGGACTCGTCGGTGAGCCAGGACGATATCGTTGCGGTGTTGTGCTTTGTGATTGAAGAGTCGCAAATCAAGTTCCTGGATCAGGCTTCTGCACCGGCAGCACCAGCACCGGCAGCACCGGTTGCCGTGGTAGCTGAAGCGGTTGTTGCCGCACCAGAGCCACAGCCTGCTGCGGTTAGCGAAGCGCCAGCAAAACGCGAAGCAGCGAAAAAGCCGGCCGCGAAAGCCAGCGAATCAACCAGTATCCGTGTTGCGGTAGAAAAGGTCGATCAGCTGATCAACCTGGTAGGTGAGCTGGTCATTACCCAGTCGATGCTGGCCCAGCGTTCTAACGAACTGGACCCGGTCGCCCATGGCGATTTGTTAAACAGCATGGGACAGCTGGAACGTAACGCCCGCGATTTGCAGGAATCGGTGATGTCCATTCGTATGATGCCAATGGAATATGTCTTCAGCCGCTTCCCACGTCTGGTGCGCGATCTGGCCAGCAAGCTGGGCAAAGAAGTGGAGCTGACCCTGCAAGGCAGCTCGACCGAACTGGATAAGAGCCTGATTGAACGCATTATCGATCCGTTAACGCACCTGGTGCGTAACAGTCTGGACCACGGTATTGAGTCACCGGAAAAACGTGTTGCTGCGGGTAAACACGGCGTCGGTAATCTGACCCTTTCCGCTGAACACCAGGGCGGCAACATCTGTATCGAAGTGATTGATGATGGTGCCGGTCTGAACCGCGAACGTATCCTGGCAAAAGCGCTCTCTTCGGGCCTGCCGGTGAGCGAATCGATGAGCGATGAAGAAGTCGGCATGCTGATCTTCGCACCGGGCTTCTCTACGGCGGAGCAGGTGACGGACGTTTCCGGGCGTGGCGTGGGCATGGACGTGGTGAAACGTAACATCCAGGAAATGGGTGGACACGTTGAGATTGCCTCTAAGCAGGGCAAAGGCACCACGATCCGTATTCTGCTGCCGCTGACGCTGGCAATTCTTGACGGCATGTCAGTGCGGGTCGCTAACGAAGTCTTTATTCTGCCGCTGAATGCCGTAATGGAATCACTGCAACCGCTGTCAGCCGATCTGCATCCGCTGGCCGGTGGTGAGCGCGTGCTGGAAGTTCGCGGTGAATATCTGCCGATGGTTGAGCTGTGGAACGTGTTTGACGTTCAGGGTGCGAAAACCGAGGCGACGCAGGGCATCGTGGTGATCCTGCAAAGCGCTGGAAAACGTTATGCACTGCTGGTGGATCAGCTGATTGGTCAGCACCAGGTAGTGGTAAAAAATCTTGAAAGTAACTATCGCAAAGTCCCGGGCATATCGGCGGCGACCATCCTCGGGGATGGCAGCGTCGCGCTGATCGTCGATGTCTCGGCTCTGCCGTCTCTCAACCGTGAAAAGCGTGTGGCGGGAGCCGCAGCCTGA